In Horticoccus luteus, the following proteins share a genomic window:
- a CDS encoding ABC transporter permease, with product MKHFLTLLSHEIRMLLVNPSTYIAATLFLAVMGFMFTGILEAFSKAPQETSPAQMFFQSFWLPVFFMVPLLTMKSLAEERRLGTIETLLTTPVTTTEVVLGKYGAAYFLYMLLWSSTGGFFYILSRFAGDDHFLDPGPLVGGFLFVAVSGLLFIAIGIFASSLSRNQAVAGILGFTMIFALIVGTNFLAQAQWLNRDVLSPVKSAVEYAQIFQHLEDFTRGVVDTRQILFYLSGTVLVLIFSILGVEAKLLHS from the coding sequence ATGAAGCATTTTCTCACCCTGCTCAGCCACGAGATCCGCATGCTGCTGGTCAACCCGAGCACCTACATCGCCGCCACGCTTTTTCTCGCCGTGATGGGCTTCATGTTCACGGGCATCCTCGAGGCCTTCAGCAAGGCCCCGCAGGAAACCTCGCCCGCCCAGATGTTTTTCCAGTCCTTCTGGCTCCCCGTTTTCTTCATGGTGCCTCTGCTCACCATGAAGTCGCTCGCCGAGGAGCGCCGCCTCGGCACCATCGAGACGCTCCTCACCACCCCCGTCACCACCACCGAGGTCGTCCTCGGCAAATACGGCGCCGCCTACTTCCTCTACATGCTGCTGTGGTCCTCCACCGGCGGCTTTTTTTACATCCTCTCGCGTTTCGCCGGCGATGACCACTTCCTCGACCCCGGCCCGCTCGTCGGCGGATTTCTCTTCGTGGCGGTGTCGGGCCTCCTGTTCATCGCGATCGGTATTTTCGCCAGCTCGCTGTCGCGCAACCAAGCCGTCGCCGGCATTCTCGGTTTCACCATGATTTTCGCGTTGATCGTCGGCACCAATTTTCTCGCCCAAGCCCAATGGCTCAACCGCGATGTCCTCTCTCCGGTCAAAAGCGCGGTCGAATACGCCCAGATTTTCCAACACCTCGAAGACTTCACGCGCGGCGTCGTCGACACCCGCCAGATCCTTTTTTACCTCAGCGGCACGGTGCTGGTCCTGATTTTCAGCATCCTCGGCGTCGAAGCCAAATTGCTCCATAGCTGA
- a CDS encoding ATP-binding protein — protein MSFLPTLPRPSWLQRTVAGSAFLLLLLVASALFGFFVPRPALLQWRSTDVPLSMEGTASLLFLGLALFGVSLRLRHAALLAWVPIALSGWALIAGALNANGPLAAAHLLDHDSSNSPLFEVALLWSAVSTVALVGTTAQRWRTLSLALCGSAVVSLGAASLGSAGLGNTTFAAWIGGVAIPPLPATGLLILGVALLSLAACEHHRTRPDSPVPAWLPIPAAAVALSLTVVLWLALRERETVYLSTNTQIAVNNLAAALDAEFDRDARAVERIARNWDFTHDNAPGTLPGDTAADAAAMVHESNGICQSVSWIDVSLKTRAVIPLAGNEEKASLDHSLDPVRRAAANAARKSGAPAISGSLTVSADGPGFAIYAPVIVDNQLLGYIVGEFAYQPLFQRLDRLFDLRTAYRLQAEIAGRLVYGRDLASDVKNGPFAIDAVFNIADRRVRLTLDPKPEQLQRTRRFLPELALLAGIGISLLLALTVHLAGAAYRRQIEAERSNRKLLTENEERRRVEAMLKLSDERLRLALESTQIGIYEYLTSTAVVHFSPSVWTMLGYEPNRLATRLEAWTELIHPDDLDGFVPTMNKRLNRESPLMESEFRVRARDGQWRWIYCRAKAVTVGVQGEALRVIGTLQDISARKEADQALRASQAEARKLSLVASRTDNLVILCSPDGRIEWVNESFSRFTEFALPEVIGTGLATLVAPDTPPAVVRGLRQAIAQGEAFNADVVSHSKSGRRAHLHLELQPVRNDAGEVDNYIAIEFDITARVEMEDQLRRAKSDADTASRAKSEFLASMSHEIRTPMNGVIGMTSLLLETSLTDEQKDFVGTIRSSGEALLTIINDILDFSKIESGKLEIEHLPFDLTSCIEDTFDLFASFAATRNIELGYAIDASVPAYIVGDVTRLRQVLVNLVNNAIKFTLTGAVSIDVRVAAVEHDTGALQVEFAVHDTGIGIPAERLDRLFRPFSQIDSSTTRKYGGTGLGLAICKRLCTLMGGGIRVVSTVGTGSTFTFTIRAERAPVPADTNLPTLPASLHNADILCLEDTEIHRRRIEGLLRRWGARVRSVSTIATALNALEKSPSPLAAIVETSLIETPEAEPLVTRLRQNAIPVLLILPNARDTKPVLGDLRIATTSKPLKTYSLLRTLQALMEGEAPTKVPPPLAAPSERPLADELPLDILLVEDNAVNQKVALHFLERLGYRADAVCNGQEAVHTVQSRPYDLVLMDLQMPEMDGFEATRSIRRLLAPDAQPRIIALTANALHGDRELCISAGMDDYITKPIKLRELSDTIRRQFSNGRGHPPV, from the coding sequence ATGTCTTTCTTGCCGACATTGCCACGCCCATCATGGCTCCAACGCACGGTGGCCGGGTCGGCTTTTCTCCTTCTCCTGCTCGTCGCATCGGCCCTGTTCGGCTTTTTTGTCCCCCGGCCGGCGCTCCTGCAGTGGCGGTCGACCGATGTGCCGTTGAGCATGGAGGGCACCGCTTCGCTGCTTTTTCTGGGGTTGGCGCTGTTTGGTGTTTCGCTCCGTCTGCGCCACGCCGCGTTGCTTGCTTGGGTGCCGATCGCCTTGAGCGGCTGGGCCCTCATCGCCGGTGCCCTCAACGCCAACGGCCCGCTCGCCGCCGCACATCTGCTCGATCACGACTCCTCCAATTCGCCGCTCTTCGAGGTCGCCCTCTTATGGAGTGCCGTCAGCACGGTGGCTCTCGTCGGCACCACGGCGCAACGTTGGCGCACGCTCTCCCTCGCCCTCTGCGGGTCCGCCGTCGTCTCGCTCGGCGCGGCGTCGCTGGGGAGCGCCGGCCTCGGTAATACCACGTTTGCGGCCTGGATCGGCGGCGTCGCCATCCCGCCTCTCCCTGCCACCGGCCTCCTCATTCTAGGTGTCGCCTTGCTCTCGCTCGCCGCGTGCGAGCATCACCGCACTCGCCCCGACTCGCCCGTGCCCGCGTGGCTGCCGATCCCCGCAGCCGCTGTTGCGCTAAGTCTCACGGTGGTCCTGTGGCTCGCCTTGCGCGAACGCGAGACGGTTTACCTCAGCACGAACACCCAGATCGCCGTCAACAATCTCGCCGCCGCCCTCGACGCGGAATTTGATCGCGACGCCCGCGCCGTCGAGCGCATCGCTCGCAATTGGGATTTCACGCATGACAACGCTCCCGGCACCCTGCCGGGCGACACCGCCGCCGACGCCGCCGCGATGGTCCACGAATCCAATGGCATCTGCCAATCGGTCAGTTGGATCGACGTGAGCCTGAAAACCCGCGCGGTCATTCCGCTCGCGGGCAACGAAGAGAAAGCCTCCCTCGACCACTCTCTCGATCCCGTGCGGCGCGCCGCCGCGAATGCCGCCCGCAAATCGGGCGCGCCCGCGATTTCCGGCTCGCTCACCGTCAGCGCCGACGGCCCAGGTTTTGCGATCTACGCCCCCGTCATCGTCGATAACCAGTTGCTCGGTTACATCGTGGGCGAGTTCGCCTACCAACCGCTCTTTCAACGTCTGGACCGGCTCTTCGATCTGCGCACCGCTTATCGACTCCAAGCCGAAATCGCCGGCCGCCTGGTGTATGGCCGCGATCTCGCGTCCGACGTCAAAAACGGCCCCTTCGCGATTGATGCGGTGTTCAACATCGCGGACCGCCGCGTCCGCCTCACCCTCGACCCGAAGCCCGAGCAACTCCAACGCACCCGCCGTTTCCTCCCCGAGCTCGCGCTCTTGGCGGGCATCGGCATCTCGCTCTTGCTCGCGCTCACGGTGCACCTCGCCGGCGCCGCCTACCGCCGGCAGATCGAAGCCGAGCGCTCCAACCGCAAGCTCCTCACCGAAAATGAAGAGCGGCGCCGCGTCGAGGCCATGCTCAAACTCTCCGACGAACGCCTCCGCCTCGCGCTCGAGAGCACGCAAATCGGCATTTACGAATACCTCACCTCCACCGCTGTCGTTCATTTCAGTCCCAGCGTCTGGACCATGCTCGGTTACGAACCCAACCGCCTCGCCACGCGCCTCGAAGCATGGACGGAGCTGATTCATCCCGACGATCTCGACGGCTTCGTGCCCACGATGAACAAGCGCCTGAATCGCGAAAGCCCGCTGATGGAATCCGAGTTTCGCGTGCGCGCCCGCGACGGCCAATGGCGCTGGATCTACTGCCGCGCCAAGGCCGTCACCGTCGGCGTGCAGGGCGAAGCGCTCCGCGTCATCGGCACCCTGCAGGATATTTCCGCCCGCAAGGAAGCCGATCAGGCCCTCCGCGCCAGTCAGGCCGAAGCGCGCAAACTCTCCCTGGTCGCCAGTCGCACGGATAACCTCGTCATCCTCTGTTCGCCCGACGGCCGCATCGAATGGGTCAACGAAAGCTTCTCCCGCTTTACCGAATTCGCGCTCCCCGAAGTCATCGGCACCGGCCTCGCCACTCTCGTCGCACCCGATACTCCCCCCGCCGTCGTTCGCGGCTTGCGCCAGGCCATCGCCCAAGGCGAAGCCTTTAACGCCGACGTCGTCTCCCACTCGAAGTCCGGCCGCCGCGCGCATCTCCACCTCGAACTCCAACCCGTGCGCAACGACGCCGGCGAGGTCGATAACTACATCGCGATCGAATTCGACATCACCGCTCGCGTGGAAATGGAAGATCAACTCCGCCGCGCGAAGTCCGATGCCGACACCGCCTCCCGCGCCAAGAGCGAGTTCCTCGCCTCGATGTCGCACGAAATCCGCACCCCGATGAACGGCGTCATCGGCATGACCAGCCTTCTCCTCGAAACCTCCCTCACCGACGAACAGAAGGACTTCGTCGGCACCATCCGTTCATCCGGCGAAGCCCTGCTCACCATCATCAACGACATCCTCGATTTCTCCAAAATCGAGTCCGGCAAGCTGGAGATCGAGCACCTCCCCTTCGATCTCACGAGCTGCATCGAAGACACGTTCGACCTCTTCGCCTCATTCGCCGCCACCCGGAATATCGAGCTTGGTTACGCCATCGATGCGAGCGTGCCGGCCTATATCGTGGGCGACGTCACCCGCCTCCGCCAGGTGCTCGTCAACCTCGTCAACAACGCCATCAAGTTCACCCTGACCGGCGCTGTCAGCATCGACGTTCGCGTCGCCGCCGTCGAACACGATACTGGCGCGCTCCAGGTCGAATTCGCCGTGCACGACACCGGCATCGGCATTCCCGCCGAACGCCTCGACCGCCTCTTCCGCCCCTTCAGTCAGATCGACTCGTCCACCACGCGCAAATACGGCGGCACCGGCCTCGGCCTCGCCATCTGCAAACGCCTTTGCACGCTGATGGGCGGCGGCATCCGCGTCGTCAGCACGGTGGGCACGGGCTCCACGTTCACCTTCACCATTCGTGCGGAACGCGCGCCCGTCCCCGCCGACACGAATCTGCCCACCCTGCCCGCGTCATTGCACAACGCCGACATCCTTTGCCTCGAAGACACCGAAATCCATCGCCGCCGCATCGAAGGCCTCCTCCGCCGCTGGGGCGCGCGCGTGCGGTCTGTGTCCACGATCGCGACAGCCTTGAACGCGCTCGAAAAATCGCCGTCGCCCCTCGCCGCCATTGTCGAGACCTCATTGATCGAAACGCCCGAAGCCGAACCCCTCGTGACGCGTTTGCGGCAAAATGCTATTCCCGTCCTGCTCATCCTCCCGAACGCGCGCGACACCAAACCCGTGCTCGGCGACCTTCGCATCGCCACGACCTCCAAGCCCCTCAAAACCTATTCGCTCTTGCGCACCCTGCAGGCGCTGATGGAAGGCGAGGCGCCCACCAAAGTGCCTCCGCCTCTCGCCGCGCCAAGCGAACGTCCCCTCGCGGACGAGCTCCCGCTCGACATCCTCCTCGTCGAAGATAACGCCGTGAACCAAAAGGTCGCCCTGCATTTCCTCGAACGTCTCGGCTATCGCGCCGACGCCGTGTGCAACGGCCAGGAAGCCGTCCACACCGTCCAGTCGCGCCCGTATGATCTCGTGCTGATGGATCTCCAGATGCCCGAAATGGACGGCTTCGAAGCCACGCGCTCCATCCG
- a CDS encoding GldG family protein, which produces MAFFESFRAARWLRTVNLVLQAILFLTLFGGLNYLARNYPLRYDLTAHRRYSLSPETLSYVKNLPRPVHIVVTFSEDAENPDIAQAYRDVSGLLREYVYASESNPNGRIAVDYFDVYQRRREAEQLGIDQPNQIVLICGDERTAISAGDLYRVENREKKAFRGEQAITAGLLDVSNPEHKKIYFLTGHGELRPDDVDPVRGLSAAADQLRERNFKVELLDLNVTRKVPDDASLLIIAAPQGRYAPFEEELLRQFLSEHAGRLILLLPPAVEAGLDNLLFDWGVLADDVLIADTSPSSFADNGDLIIRDFAPHPITQTLLDYKIGLRLGLCRSIRPDPARAPGNNVTVTTLAATAPTAWGERSYRVSRTPEYNPGIDLKGIPALDPPNRLGVAVASERVQVRDNLPFSVRGGRLVVFGTGDLVSNTRIVNAGNLNIFLGAVNWAVDRDTQLNVPARPIERFQLSLSQQDLVRLRYCILLVLPGIAALLGLAVYWSRRN; this is translated from the coding sequence ATGGCCTTTTTCGAAAGCTTCCGCGCCGCCCGCTGGTTGCGCACCGTCAACCTGGTGCTGCAGGCGATCCTGTTCCTTACGCTCTTCGGTGGCCTCAACTACCTCGCCCGCAACTACCCCCTCCGCTACGACCTCACCGCCCACCGCCGTTACTCGCTCTCGCCCGAAACGCTCTCCTACGTCAAAAACCTCCCGCGGCCGGTGCACATCGTGGTGACTTTTTCGGAAGACGCCGAAAACCCCGACATCGCCCAGGCCTACCGCGATGTTTCCGGCCTGCTCCGCGAATACGTTTACGCCAGCGAATCAAATCCCAACGGCCGCATCGCCGTGGACTACTTCGATGTCTACCAACGTCGCCGCGAAGCTGAGCAGCTCGGCATCGATCAACCCAACCAGATCGTCCTCATCTGCGGCGACGAACGCACCGCCATCTCCGCCGGCGACCTTTACCGCGTGGAGAACCGCGAGAAAAAAGCCTTCCGCGGCGAACAGGCGATCACCGCCGGCCTCCTCGACGTCTCCAACCCCGAGCACAAGAAGATCTATTTTCTGACCGGCCACGGTGAACTCCGCCCCGACGACGTCGACCCCGTCCGCGGACTCTCCGCCGCCGCCGACCAGCTTCGGGAACGCAATTTCAAGGTCGAACTCCTCGATCTCAACGTCACGCGCAAGGTCCCCGATGATGCCTCCCTCCTCATCATCGCCGCGCCGCAAGGCCGCTACGCTCCCTTCGAGGAAGAGCTCCTCCGCCAGTTCCTCAGCGAACACGCCGGCCGCCTCATCCTCCTGCTGCCGCCCGCGGTCGAGGCCGGCCTCGACAACCTCCTCTTCGATTGGGGCGTGCTCGCCGACGACGTCCTCATCGCTGACACCAGTCCCAGCAGCTTTGCCGACAACGGCGACCTCATCATCCGCGACTTCGCCCCGCACCCCATCACGCAGACCTTGCTCGATTACAAAATCGGCCTGCGCCTGGGACTCTGCCGCAGCATCCGGCCCGATCCCGCGCGCGCGCCCGGTAACAACGTCACCGTCACCACGCTCGCCGCCACCGCGCCCACCGCCTGGGGCGAACGCAGCTACCGCGTCTCCCGCACGCCGGAATACAACCCCGGCATCGACCTCAAAGGCATTCCCGCGCTCGATCCGCCCAACCGCCTCGGCGTCGCCGTCGCCTCCGAACGCGTGCAGGTGCGCGACAACCTCCCCTTCAGCGTGCGCGGCGGCCGCCTCGTCGTCTTCGGCACCGGCGACCTCGTCTCCAACACCCGCATCGTCAACGCCGGCAACTTGAACATCTTCCTCGGCGCGGTGAACTGGGCCGTCGATCGCGACACCCAGCTCAACGTCCCCGCCCGCCCCATCGAGCGCTTCCAACTTTCCCTTTCACAACAGGATCTCGTTCGCCTCCGCTACTGCATCCTGCTCGTCCTGCCCGGTATCGCCGCCCTTCTCGGCCTCGCCGTTTACTGGTCGCGTCGCAACTAA
- a CDS encoding DUF3971 domain-containing protein, with translation MKSWRQLCGAAGRICWSCVCSFVIWTLWLLLVVLLGVQIHIAVQREFAVPAFVLRAMEERLAAAHVVATFKHATFDPTGRILFEHVALSTTTIHDPVLTSRAVFVELDPWTLLVGRFEPRLVRATGLEVLTPAMFSPSGAAEPLLRNADCTLRRDGLLLSIDQFTAQIANLRLTARGALQLRSAKSSSPRQNLADAIAHYFPTLSRRLAELSGHLGTLQQPDLHLELEPSDTRIAFVTATLHARGMMVLAPQEIHTGPLRAQSSFSFTGAPNGLHFEVSTAGVDLPALAASAKRVWLRGQAAPAERWSDLQPRGLEFAAAETTFRGYRIEAPFATLAIDGDEVGGSLNARVLEAPVVLAGGGDWRRRTGHVALETSVPAAWIANVGEKLGHDLTAWIALGPPAAVQLEAEFGPGPKLVQATGRLDARNLDFHGVPLARASAGLLFRDGDFTASDIILQLGDQEARGSYTGNLTSRDYRFLLRGRLRPRQISPWFHDWWDNFFANFAFPGPPPSADVDVQGRWGEADLSHVFVLADGADAAIRAVPFAHVHTRLFVRPDFYDGLELVLSRDTAGARGTFTRRVNAANGEWESVDFDFASTVPIHDAAKIFERLGEEIVEPFTFATPPNLTVRGRVTGPGSADGEHQTIAITAESPGEFSLYHFPLQGVKFTAALNDRNLTIDKFETHFAEGLATGTAQVTGLGGERRLRFDVQLHSARLGLAGHALEKFFGPTQSSKAGGPSSLPDNVRVDLAAAAEGMFTDPYSYHGSGHAELAGSQLGQVKLLGLLSDLLKFTALRFTAAHGKFDIKGPELAFSDVSLTGANSAIEGHGTYRLDRKTLDFNARVYPFQESKLFLQSLMGAVLTPLSTVLEVKLTGNLAKPAWAFVMGPTNFFRNLTHSDSPPPETARSPEKTSSPPQQ, from the coding sequence ATGAAATCGTGGCGGCAACTCTGCGGCGCGGCCGGGCGCATCTGTTGGTCCTGCGTCTGCTCCTTCGTCATCTGGACGCTCTGGCTCCTCCTCGTCGTGCTCCTCGGCGTGCAGATTCATATCGCCGTGCAACGCGAATTCGCCGTGCCCGCGTTCGTGCTGCGCGCCATGGAGGAACGCCTCGCCGCGGCCCACGTCGTCGCCACCTTCAAACACGCCACCTTCGATCCCACCGGCCGCATCCTCTTCGAGCACGTCGCGCTTTCCACCACCACGATTCACGACCCTGTGCTCACCAGTCGCGCCGTCTTCGTGGAACTCGATCCGTGGACGCTCCTCGTCGGCCGCTTCGAACCACGCCTCGTGCGCGCCACCGGCCTCGAAGTCCTCACGCCCGCGATGTTTTCTCCCTCGGGCGCCGCCGAACCGTTGCTGCGCAACGCCGACTGCACGCTGCGCCGCGATGGCTTGCTGCTCTCGATCGATCAATTCACCGCGCAGATCGCCAATCTGCGTCTCACCGCCCGCGGCGCACTGCAATTGCGCTCCGCCAAATCCTCGTCGCCTCGCCAGAACCTCGCCGACGCGATCGCGCATTATTTTCCCACGCTCAGTCGCCGCCTCGCCGAACTCTCCGGGCACCTCGGCACGCTGCAGCAGCCCGACCTGCACTTGGAACTTGAGCCCTCCGATACCCGCATCGCCTTCGTCACCGCGACGCTCCACGCGCGCGGCATGATGGTTCTCGCGCCGCAGGAAATCCACACCGGCCCGCTGCGCGCCCAGTCTTCGTTCTCGTTCACCGGCGCCCCCAATGGTCTCCATTTCGAAGTAAGCACGGCCGGCGTCGATCTTCCCGCTCTCGCCGCTTCCGCGAAACGCGTGTGGCTGCGCGGGCAGGCCGCCCCCGCCGAACGCTGGTCCGATTTGCAACCTCGCGGCCTCGAATTTGCCGCCGCCGAAACCACCTTTCGCGGCTACCGCATTGAAGCCCCCTTCGCGACGCTCGCCATCGACGGCGACGAGGTCGGCGGCTCGCTCAACGCCCGCGTGCTCGAAGCGCCCGTAGTCCTCGCCGGTGGCGGAGATTGGCGACGCCGCACCGGCCACGTCGCCCTCGAAACCTCTGTGCCCGCGGCATGGATTGCCAACGTCGGCGAAAAACTCGGCCACGATCTCACCGCGTGGATCGCCCTCGGCCCTCCCGCCGCCGTGCAGCTCGAAGCGGAATTCGGCCCGGGCCCCAAGCTCGTGCAGGCCACCGGTCGGCTCGACGCGCGCAACCTCGATTTTCACGGCGTGCCACTCGCGCGCGCCAGCGCCGGGCTTCTGTTCCGCGACGGCGATTTCACGGCCAGCGACATCATTCTCCAACTGGGCGATCAGGAGGCGCGCGGCAGCTACACAGGCAACCTCACGTCGCGGGATTATCGCTTTCTCCTGCGCGGACGACTTCGGCCGCGCCAAATTTCTCCTTGGTTCCACGACTGGTGGGACAACTTCTTCGCAAATTTCGCGTTCCCCGGCCCGCCTCCCTCCGCCGACGTCGATGTGCAAGGCCGCTGGGGCGAAGCGGATCTCTCTCACGTCTTCGTGCTTGCCGATGGTGCCGACGCCGCCATCCGCGCCGTGCCCTTCGCCCACGTGCACACGCGCCTCTTTGTGCGCCCCGATTTTTACGACGGCTTGGAACTCGTGCTCAGTCGCGACACCGCTGGCGCGCGCGGCACCTTCACCCGTCGCGTCAATGCCGCCAACGGCGAATGGGAAAGCGTCGATTTCGATTTCGCTTCGACCGTCCCGATCCACGACGCCGCCAAAATCTTCGAGCGCCTCGGCGAAGAGATCGTTGAGCCGTTCACCTTCGCCACTCCGCCCAATCTCACCGTGCGCGGACGTGTCACTGGCCCGGGCTCAGCCGACGGCGAACACCAGACGATCGCCATCACCGCCGAATCCCCCGGCGAGTTCTCGCTCTACCACTTTCCGCTGCAAGGCGTGAAGTTCACCGCGGCACTCAACGATCGAAACCTCACCATCGACAAATTCGAAACGCATTTTGCCGAGGGCCTCGCCACCGGCACCGCGCAAGTCACCGGCCTCGGCGGCGAACGCCGGTTGCGCTTCGACGTGCAGCTGCACTCCGCCCGCCTCGGGCTGGCCGGCCACGCGCTGGAGAAATTTTTCGGTCCCACCCAATCCTCGAAAGCGGGCGGCCCAAGTTCCCTCCCCGACAACGTGCGCGTGGATCTCGCCGCTGCGGCTGAAGGAATGTTCACCGATCCTTACAGCTATCACGGTTCCGGCCATGCGGAGCTTGCAGGCTCGCAGCTCGGCCAGGTCAAGCTGCTCGGCCTCCTGTCCGATCTTCTCAAATTCACCGCGCTGCGCTTCACGGCCGCGCACGGCAAATTTGATATCAAGGGTCCCGAGCTCGCGTTTTCCGACGTCAGCCTCACCGGAGCCAACTCCGCAATCGAAGGCCACGGCACCTACCGGCTCGACCGCAAAACCCTCGATTTCAACGCCCGCGTTTATCCGTTTCAAGAAAGCAAGTTGTTCCTCCAGAGCCTGATGGGAGCCGTCCTGACGCCGCTTTCGACCGTTTTGGAGGTCAAGCTCACCGGCAACCTCGCCAAGCCCGCCTGGGCTTTTGTCATGGGGCCGACCAATTTCTTCCGCAATCTCACCCATTCCGACTCGCCGCCTCCGGAAACTGCCCGCAGCCCCGAAAAAACGTCGTCGCCGCCCCAGCAATAA
- a CDS encoding DUF4340 domain-containing protein, producing the protein MRTKVTLVLIFLNVALFFFIFNFERGWRTERASLEARRLVLGPEAADIRSLEITSTNPARNVSLQRRADGWYLTSPIDWPANPNAVSRILNELQFLEHETSFAVKDLAQNNQSLADYGLDHPSLTVRFTSGDSTAAGGAAKPITLLIGDATNVGNRLYVLSPDGQRVHVVSRTLADSLSIPADQLRAETIFTIPVFEVRSLNLQTAPPANLRIRIRRDGNRWSFETPILTRASKSATELAINSLNALRVVNFLPRGSTENAPAANPSLRLTLEGNSRRETLLLGDPVSAAAATSTQDSVEYYAQLEDRNALFTVKLPRPLLDTLRNAQETLRERRLLDFDPNGITAVTISAPNQPDLVLQRDIDASAWQLVRRAAGGSQTQPADPKLVQRLLEQLTHLSAQRSADGSTSGFVSDAPSAADLENWGFNRPEREITLTTAAATGINPAPPLPKLQIGTSGNRDGRAYARLANAPFVYLVDPEILPETTPDPLHYRDRLLRALPPGARLTAITLKSLPDGAVIYSRELKPDEKWAAALASETDARRTAVQTLLDQLRTLRAREFVLDSFPTSVFSGGENRPWKYELTATISLVGGVGGEQASTTTLDLTERIGGTTQLAGSAEFGAVFAVEQPFLDALWTLTYGSRDPGPSPAPKP; encoded by the coding sequence ATGCGCACCAAAGTCACGCTCGTCCTCATTTTTCTGAACGTCGCGCTGTTCTTTTTCATCTTCAATTTCGAACGCGGCTGGCGCACCGAACGCGCCTCCCTCGAAGCCCGCCGCCTCGTCCTCGGCCCCGAGGCCGCCGACATCCGCTCCCTCGAAATCACCAGCACCAACCCCGCCCGCAACGTCAGCCTCCAACGCCGCGCCGACGGCTGGTATCTCACCTCGCCCATCGACTGGCCCGCCAATCCCAACGCCGTCAGCCGCATCCTCAACGAACTCCAGTTTCTCGAGCATGAGACCAGTTTCGCCGTCAAAGACCTCGCGCAAAACAACCAGTCCCTCGCCGACTACGGCCTCGACCATCCTTCGCTCACCGTCCGCTTCACCTCCGGCGATTCCACCGCCGCCGGCGGCGCCGCGAAACCCATCACCCTTCTGATTGGCGACGCCACCAACGTCGGCAACCGCCTCTACGTCCTCTCGCCCGACGGCCAGCGCGTGCACGTCGTCAGTCGCACCCTCGCCGACAGCCTCTCCATTCCCGCCGACCAACTTCGCGCCGAAACCATTTTCACCATCCCCGTCTTTGAGGTGCGTTCGCTCAACCTCCAGACCGCCCCGCCCGCCAATCTCCGCATCCGCATCCGCCGCGACGGCAACCGCTGGTCCTTCGAGACGCCCATCCTCACCCGCGCCAGCAAGTCCGCCACGGAACTCGCGATCAACAGCCTGAACGCCCTCCGCGTCGTCAACTTCCTCCCCCGCGGCAGCACCGAAAACGCGCCCGCCGCCAACCCCTCCCTGCGCCTCACGCTCGAGGGCAACAGCCGACGCGAAACCCTTCTCCTCGGCGACCCCGTCAGCGCTGCGGCGGCCACCTCCACACAAGACAGCGTCGAATACTACGCCCAACTCGAAGACCGCAACGCCCTCTTCACCGTCAAACTCCCGCGCCCGCTCCTCGACACCTTGCGCAACGCCCAGGAAACCCTCCGCGAACGCCGCCTCCTCGACTTCGATCCCAACGGCATCACCGCCGTCACGATCTCCGCGCCCAACCAGCCCGACCTCGTGTTGCAACGCGACATCGACGCCAGTGCCTGGCAGCTCGTCCGCCGCGCCGCCGGTGGCTCGCAGACCCAGCCCGCCGACCCCAAACTCGTCCAACGCCTGCTCGAGCAACTCACCCACCTCTCCGCCCAACGCAGCGCCGACGGCTCCACCTCCGGATTCGTCAGCGACGCCCCCAGCGCCGCCGATTTGGAAAACTGGGGCTTCAACCGCCCCGAACGCGAAATCACCCTGACGACCGCCGCCGCCACCGGCATCAACCCCGCGCCCCCGCTGCCCAAATTGCAAATCGGCACCAGCGGCAATCGCGACGGTCGCGCCTACGCCCGCCTCGCCAACGCGCCCTTCGTCTACCTCGTCGATCCGGAAATTCTCCCGGAAACGACGCCCGACCCGCTGCATTACCGCGACCGCCTCCTTCGCGCCCTCCCGCCCGGCGCCCGCCTCACCGCGATCACGCTCAAATCGCTGCCCGATGGCGCCGTCATTTACTCGCGCGAACTCAAGCCCGACGAAAAATGGGCCGCCGCCCTCGCGAGCGAAACCGACGCCCGCCGCACCGCCGTGCAGACGTTGCTCGATCAACTCCGCACGCTGCGCGCGCGGGAGTTCGTCCTCGATTCATTCCCCACCTCCGTCTTCTCCGGCGGCGAAAACCGCCCCTGGAAATACGAACTCACCGCCACCATTTCCCTCGTCGGCGGCGTCGGCGGCGAACAAGCCAGCACCACCACCCTCGACCTCACCGAACGCATCGGCGGCACCACCCAGCTCGCCGGCTCCGCTGAATTTGGCGCCGTCTTCGCCGTTGAACAACCGTTCCTCGACGCCCTGTGGACGCTCACTTACGGCTCGCGCGATCCCGGTCCCTCGCCCGCCCCGAAGCCCTGA